CTGCAGCACGGCAAGGATTGCTGCGCCGAACAGACAGAAACCAAGGTGGAACGTCTCCCAGTTCATCGCCGGCAGAGGATCGGACAGCGTGGTAGACCCCAGAACAATTGCGTACAGCGACCCAATCAAAAGACCGACACAGAGATAGATCGTCTGCGACCGGTAACGAGCAAAACAGTGGCGGATCACCTTCGCACTGATGGCAAGCCCTGCGATCATGCCGAGACCGAACGCAATCAGCATGGGAATGTACGCAAACTCCCGGTGCAGCACCGCAGAGACCGCCGAGATGAGCGGAACGTAGAGGCCCATGATTAAAAGAAGCGTCGACCCGGAGATGCCGGGAAGCACGAGGGCTGAGACCGCGATGATTGCCGCAACGAAGAGGAACACCGCAAGACCAAGTGACCCGTCCGCCAGATCAATGCCGCTTCCGCCGCCGACTACCGGACTCAGGGACATCAGAACCGGCACGACCGCAATACCGACCGCCGTAATGATGAGATGCAGGTAATGCCCTTTGAGGTACTCCTTCTCCTCCAGAATTACAATCGGCACCGCAGCAAGCGTCAGCCCGATAAAGACCGAACTAATCTCATAAATATAGGTATGAAACAGCGTCGAGAGGATGAGAACACAGACCAGGAACCCTCCTACCCATCCGCATCCGAGCTTGAACAGGAAGGGAAATGCAGCTTTGCGTTCCGCATTCGTTCCGAGCAGGAAACAATGCACCGAGCTGATGAACTTTTCATAAAAGCCGAGAAGAAACGCAATCGTTCCGCCGGAAACTCCCGGCACACTGTCGGCAACCGCCATGGATATTCCGCGGAGGATATCGGTTATATGTTGTACTATTCTGTGCATGGGAGTTCCTGTTGTTGTCTGTAGTATCGGGCGGCAGAGGTAATTAAGGATGAGGAAAAATTTTCCCGGTCTCTGATAAATCCCTTTATCTCATCTACCGGCCCATACTATTACGGCAAAATATGAAATATCTTCTGATTCTTGGAGACGGTATGGCGGACGAACCGATTCCGGAGCTTGGCGGCAAAACTCCGCTTGAGGTTGCAAAGAAACCGAACATGGACCGCATCGCCCGCGAAGGAAGATGCGGCATGATGCGGACGGTTCCCGATTCCCAGGAACCCGGGTCGGATGTGGCCAACATGTCGATTCTGGGATACGATCCGGACAAATACTATACCAGTCGCGGTGCTCTGGAAGCGGTCAGCATGGGTGTTCCTTTCGGTCCGGCAGACCTTGCCTACCGCTGCAACTTTGTGACCATTGAAAACGGGAAAATGAAGGACTTTGCCGCAGGTCACATATCCAGTGAGGAAGGCAGACAGTTGTTTGCATCGTTACAGGAACGCCTCAAAGATTTCGGCGTGAAGCTGTATCCGGGTGTTTCCTACCGCAATGTGCTGATGCTCCCCAACGGCAAAGGGTCCGTGACCAAGGCTCCGCATGATATTGTGGGCGAGCTGATCGATCCGTATCTGCCGACCGGCGATGATGCAGCCGAGCTGCACCGGTATATGGTCATCTCCTACGATGTGTTTGCCAATCATCCGGTCAACAAGGCCCGGATAGCCGCAGGGAAAAACCCGGCAAACATGATCTGGCCGTGGAGCGGCGGGGCCAAACCGGCAATGCCCGCGTTTTCCGAGATGTTCGGCAAAAAAGGTGCGGTCATCTCCGCAGTAGATCTTCTCTTCGGTATCGCACGCTGTGCGGGAATGGATGTGGTGAAGGTTCCGGGTGCAACCGGCTATCTGGACACGGACTATCTGGGCAAGGCAAAGGCTGCGGTTGAGACGCTGAAGGGCGATGCGGACTTTGTGTACATGCATGTCGAGGCGACCGACGAGGCGGGACATCTCGGTTCGGTTGAGGAGAAGATTAAGGCAATCGAGCGGCTGGACGAGGCGGTCGGCTATATTCTGGATCACTTCGACGGCTGTGTGATGCTGATGCCGGATCATCCGACACCGATTGCAAAAAAGACCCATACCCGTGACCCCGTGCCGTTTGCGGTCCTTGGTCTTGAGGGGAAGGATGCGGTTTCGGTGTACACGGAGAAGGAGATCGCAGAAAAGGGATCGTACGGCATGGTTCGATCAGTGGATCTGCTGAAGATGATCTTTGCAGAGAACTAATTTTTCTCTTTTTTTCCATACCTGTCTGATTTTTCCGGCTGCGTCTGTTTTGCATCCGGTGTTTTTCCCGTATCATCATTGGGTACGGATTACTTTTATCCGGCATTATGTCCCATAGAAAAGGTACGTATGTATGAGGGAACAGAAGTGGGGATGAACAGCTGGATTATTTTCGGCATTGTTATCATTGGATGTCTTATCCTGATTGCGGTCATCTCCCGCATCGAAAAGAAGTACAACAAGCGGTTCGTCAGTTCGCGTCAGGAGATCATTCTGGAGAATGCAGGCGAGCGGGCACAGGAGGTCTTCGCCGAGGAAAAACCGCCGGAGTTCGTGGTCGGCCAGGTGTATCAGATGGAGGACGGTACGCTTGCGAAGTATGCCGCTGATGGAAAGTTCTACAAAATAAAGGTAAAGTGAGGGTCAGGATGAAAAAGGTGAAGATAACCGTACTGAAAACAACGTTTGACGAGGAGCTTGCCCGCGAGTACGGCGTTCCGGGACTTGGTGCCTGCCCCATGCTGAAGGCCGGACAGGTATTTTATGCCGACTATGCAAAACCCGCAGGGTTCTGCGATGAAGCATGGAAAGCGATGTATCAGTATGTTTTTGCTCTCGCTCACGGTGCGGAAAAGGATCTTTTCTACTACGGCGACTGGATACGAACGCCGGGTGTTGCCATATGCAGCTGTAATGATGGTCTCCGGCCGGTCATCTTCAAGCTTGAGGCAACCGATGAGGTGTCGCAGATCGACTACGAACCGGTTCGCTAACCTTTTTTTTCAAAAAAAATTTTCAGGAATGGGTTCCTGAGACCGACCATTTCCCGTCCGCAGTAACCGCCGCAAGGCAGACTACTGTTCCTCCGGCCTTCGGATTTTTCAGCAGATAGCGAAAGTCCGTGACTCCCGCCGGAATCACTACATCACCCGCAACCGTTCCGTCCGCTTCATAGAACACCACGGCTGCCGGATTTTTGCCGGTGTTTGACATCGTCAGCATCTGATCTCCGGTGATCGCATAATACGGCGTCACTTCATCGCCCGTTCCGGAGATGGAGGTAAACGGCGCAGGGTTCATGGGAAGCGGCTGGGTGACCTCAAAACCCCAGTCTCCGGCGGTGTTTACGTTCAGGGTATAGGAACCGGCAACCGTCACCGGATAGACGATCTGTGTCTTGGCCGGCCCCGTATCCGAGTCCAGCGTTCCTGCCGCCAGTCCGTTCGCATACAGCGTTGCCGCGATCTGGTCAGACCCAAGGTAGTATCCGTTAAAGACGGCTACCCCTTTTTCCAGTGTAAACGGTGCGGATGTCATCGAGTTTGACCCGCTGATGAACATAATCCCGTTCGACCGGTAGTCATTGAAGGAGGCAAGACTCACCTCGTACGGGCCGTCCACGATCAAAGCCCACGTGCCCGACGCAATCACGTCAAACGTATAGTATCCGGCTTCTTCAATCGCAAAAGCGGTCTTTCCTTCATACGCGTTCAGTTCGTTGAAGAGCATGTCCTGATGTTTCCCGTTCTTGGAAAGCCACACCACAAAGTTCCCGGACCCGTAGTTCTTTGCCGTCACCACAGACACCCCTTTGTCCAGCCAGATCTCCCAGGACTCGGTTGTCCCGGACCCGTCTATCTGGTGCATGGGCATCTGGGTTCGTTCGGGCTTCGGGGTTGTTGTGGGGACCGGAGTTGCCGCGGTTGTCTGCGGGCTTGGGTGAATCGTTTCCGCAGGAGTCGGGGTGGGCGTTGGTGTTGTATCCGTTCCCGGCTGATATTGAATGCATCCCGCTGCAAGAACGAGTGCCGCAATCACCAGCAGCAGGGAGGATAGCAGGAAGAGTTTTCGCATACGGTATCTTTCGACGGCGGATGTGATAATGTTTCGGGATGGGAAAAAAGTATGCGAAAAAAATCAGGGGCTCTGGTTCTGAAACATCACCGCAAACCGGGTTACCAGGGCGGCGAGGATGAAATAGCCGAGAATTACATGTACCAGCGCGAAAAACATCGTGTAGTAACTAATGTTTTTCGTCGCAATATCGGTGATGCTGAAAAGAATCATGGTCGTCTGCATCACGCCCATTACCGGCCCGGTCGTATTTGCCAGCAGGGGTGTCGGTTCCATCCCAGTTGGAGTTATCATCGGCAGAACCGGTATGAGATAGAGATAGACAAAGGTAAAGATCCCATTCAGCAGGATAAATGCTCCGACAATCGGCCAGGTTTTGCTGCCGTAGTCGGAGATCATCCAGAACAGTCTGACCGGCAGATTCACAAACACCGATTCAAACATCTGCACGATGCTTTCCAGTACCGCCTTTCCCGGATGCTCGGCGACGCGGTTCTTCCATGCGGCAATCCCTGCTGCGGCGGTTGCGGATACTGCCTGTATCTTTTGTGCGACGGATGCACCCTCCGCAACATACGGCTGGCGGATTCGCGGAGGTTCGGGTTCTTCCGGAACACCTGCCATCCGTTCAAAAAACCGGAGAATCTTCTTCTCTGCATACCATTCCTCCCACCGTATCTTGCGGATGTTGCGCAGAAGCCGCGAGTGCAGTTTCGGGTCTACCCGCGAACCGGACAGCCCGACACCGGTAAAGTCTGTATTGCTGTCAATTGCACAGTTTGCAATCACCGTCCGGCCGTCCACGCTTGCCAGATAACAGGTTGTCCCAAACAGCGTGGCGTTGCGGAACTTTGCTCCTTCCAGATATGCTTCGGAGAGATCGGCGCCGGTCAGATCGGCACCGGATAAATCCGCTTCCTTTAAATCCGCTTCCCGGAGATTGGCCTCGGTCATCCGCGCCCGCCACAGCACCGCATTCTGCATATCCGTTTCGCGGAGATCGGATCTGGTCAGATCCGCTCCTTCCATGCGTGCTTCTTCCAGTACGGCACGCCGGAGATCGGTTCGCGGCAGTTTTGTCCGGATGAGTTCTGATCGCAGCAGGGTTACTCCTTTCAGGTCTGCACCGGTCAGATCCGCTTCGGAGAGGACGGCACGCCGCAGGTCCGCATGCCGCAGGGAACTTCCCCGCAGTACTGCGCCGGTAAGGAGTGCTCCTTCCATTTTTGCGCCGTCAAGTGTTGCGTTCTCCAGATTTGCCCCGGTAAGGTCTGCGTCACCGAAGTCTGCGCCGGAGAGTTTGGCACGGACAAGTACCGTTTCCCGCAGAGTTGCCGAGGCGAGGTGTGCCCCCACCATGTCGGCATCCGTGAGGTTTGCCAGTTTCAGATCTGCCCGCATTAGTTCGGTGTCATGGAGATCGGCTCCAAGCAGGTTTGCTTCCTGGAGTTTTACATCCGAAAGGTTTGTTCGGGCAAGTTTTGCCCGCGCCAGATTTGCTTTCTGCAAATCGGCTTCGGTACCGTTTGCCTGCCGGAGGTCTGCACCGGAAAGGTCTGCTTCAGTGAGCAATGCTCCGGAAAGATTTGTTTCGTAGAGGTTTGCGGACTGCAATACGGCACAGGAGAGGTCGGCATCCCGCAGGACGGCAAGTCCGAGTTTTGCCTCTTTCATCCGGGCACTGCCGAGTTTTGCTCCTTCGAGGTTTGCTTTGAAAAGGTCGGCACCGCAGAGGTTGGCTTCGCGGAGGTCTGCGCCGGAGAGGTCGGCTTCGCGGAGGTCTGCACCGGAGAGATCGGCTTCGCGGAGATCGGCACCGGAGAGATCTGCTTCCCTGAGGTCTGCTCCTTCCATTTTGGCGATGCTTAATTTTGCTCCGGCAAGGTTTGCTTTGAAGAGGTCGGCTGATTCCAGATTTGCTTCGCGGAGATCGGCATCTGCGAGAACGGTTCCCCGGAGGTCTGCTTCGGTGAGGGATGCTTCGCGAAGGTCGGCATCGGTGAGATCTGCGTCCCGCAGATCGGCGGTGTCCAGGTTTGCCCGGAAGAGGGAGGCTTTGGCGAGTTTGGCACGCGCAAGAGAGGCTTTGCTGAGGTCGGCTTTGTAGAGGTTGGCACGTTCGAGGTTTGCGTCCCGCAGTTCAATGCCTTTCAGGTTCAGTTCGGCAAGGCCTGCTCCGGCAAGGTTGACTCCCGTGGTGTCGCGGGTTTTTGCGGGGACGTCATGGATTCCGGCACGTTCCATCCAGATGTCAGAACCGGAGATTGCTTTGATCTCTTCTACGATTGCAAGATATGGT
The window above is part of the Methanocorpusculum vombati genome. Proteins encoded here:
- a CDS encoding pentapeptide repeat-containing protein encodes the protein MYRYLMGEEDAIPGGNGTFDQDQYNRLLRCVQAGDLSEWNKPYLAIVEEIKAISGSDIWMERAGIHDVPAKTRDTTGVNLAGAGLAELNLKGIELRDANLERANLYKADLSKASLARAKLAKASLFRANLDTADLRDADLTDADLREASLTEADLRGTVLADADLREANLESADLFKANLAGAKLSIAKMEGADLREADLSGADLREADLSGADLREADLSGADLREANLCGADLFKANLEGAKLGSARMKEAKLGLAVLRDADLSCAVLQSANLYETNLSGALLTEADLSGADLRQANGTEADLQKANLARAKLARTNLSDVKLQEANLLGADLHDTELMRADLKLANLTDADMVGAHLASATLRETVLVRAKLSGADFGDADLTGANLENATLDGAKMEGALLTGAVLRGSSLRHADLRRAVLSEADLTGADLKGVTLLRSELIRTKLPRTDLRRAVLEEARMEGADLTRSDLRETDMQNAVLWRARMTEANLREADLKEADLSGADLTGADLSEAYLEGAKFRNATLFGTTCYLASVDGRTVIANCAIDSNTDFTGVGLSGSRVDPKLHSRLLRNIRKIRWEEWYAEKKILRFFERMAGVPEEPEPPRIRQPYVAEGASVAQKIQAVSATAAAGIAAWKNRVAEHPGKAVLESIVQMFESVFVNLPVRLFWMISDYGSKTWPIVGAFILLNGIFTFVYLYLIPVLPMITPTGMEPTPLLANTTGPVMGVMQTTMILFSITDIATKNISYYTMFFALVHVILGYFILAALVTRFAVMFQNQSP
- a CDS encoding DUF368 domain-containing protein; the protein is MAVADSVPGVSGGTIAFLLGFYEKFISSVHCFLLGTNAERKAAFPFLFKLGCGWVGGFLVCVLILSTLFHTYIYEISSVFIGLTLAAVPIVILEEKEYLKGHYLHLIITAVGIAVVPVLMSLSPVVGGGSGIDLADGSLGLAVFLFVAAIIAVSALVLPGISGSTLLLIMGLYVPLISAVSAVLHREFAYIPMLIAFGLGMIAGLAISAKVIRHCFARYRSQTIYLCVGLLIGSLYAIVLGSTTLSDPLPAMNWETFHLGFCLFGAAILAVLQVMKKRAERSSSQK
- a CDS encoding cofactor-independent phosphoglycerate mutase; protein product: MKYLLILGDGMADEPIPELGGKTPLEVAKKPNMDRIAREGRCGMMRTVPDSQEPGSDVANMSILGYDPDKYYTSRGALEAVSMGVPFGPADLAYRCNFVTIENGKMKDFAAGHISSEEGRQLFASLQERLKDFGVKLYPGVSYRNVLMLPNGKGSVTKAPHDIVGELIDPYLPTGDDAAELHRYMVISYDVFANHPVNKARIAAGKNPANMIWPWSGGAKPAMPAFSEMFGKKGAVISAVDLLFGIARCAGMDVVKVPGATGYLDTDYLGKAKAAVETLKGDADFVYMHVEATDEAGHLGSVEEKIKAIERLDEAVGYILDHFDGCVMLMPDHPTPIAKKTHTRDPVPFAVLGLEGKDAVSVYTEKEIAEKGSYGMVRSVDLLKMIFAEN
- a CDS encoding TIGR04076 family protein, whose product is MKKVKITVLKTTFDEELAREYGVPGLGACPMLKAGQVFYADYAKPAGFCDEAWKAMYQYVFALAHGAEKDLFYYGDWIRTPGVAICSCNDGLRPVIFKLEATDEVSQIDYEPVR